A single region of the Halorussus gelatinilyticus genome encodes:
- a CDS encoding DUF7289 family protein, with product MTGRRGFELSGTRRRATGAGGRGQSEVLGVVLLLAITIVGTGLIVSFGSSALNDAKQASEIDSAENAMTQLDSKASLVGIGSSPVQRTSLGVDSVAVENRSGWMRVRVVNRTDGTTEHVVMNQTLGAIIYANGDTSIAYQGGGVWKRTGGGSTMVSPPEFHYRGTTLTLPLVTVNGTDSLDGTVRVTQGGPTESKFPKQGNPDFRNPLENGEVNVTVQSEYYEAWGRFFEQRTGGRVSYDHDSDRVFITLVVPTRTRNVTNALAGTTPDQMTIKGAGGSSFTDSYNSSDGAYPGSPSPPYDGTIVTKGSVKLTGGAEVYGDLRTGGGTVEFGGGVTVHGNVSYGGTIDCNGGGGNSDCSAVSGWQANNGTVPEISPIGDTVTAKAATYSKASNNDNDAVTAIDGEQWNQSESTLTLPSGAYYIDDDNLDSSQTLVLDNSGGDITLVVDDDVVWSDVTVEVTDPDGGMVKLYTTGSKFHVIGGEVGDTATHHSPTFRVYAKPGLDVLLDDHATFVGLIYAPGTDSQSGSITIQTHAQLFGGVVGGGSTLLQAGGSIHFDRALRSVDPVVGAADNVPRLTYLHISVSHVNVTSA from the coding sequence ATGACCGGTCGGCGAGGGTTCGAGCTTTCGGGGACGCGAAGACGAGCGACGGGTGCAGGCGGTCGCGGCCAGTCGGAGGTGCTGGGCGTCGTCCTCCTGCTCGCTATCACCATCGTCGGCACGGGCCTCATCGTGTCGTTCGGGTCGTCGGCGCTGAACGACGCGAAACAGGCCTCGGAGATAGACAGCGCGGAGAACGCGATGACGCAACTCGACTCGAAGGCGAGTCTGGTCGGCATCGGGTCGTCGCCCGTCCAGCGAACCTCGCTCGGCGTCGATAGCGTCGCCGTCGAGAACCGAAGCGGGTGGATGCGCGTCAGGGTGGTCAACCGGACCGACGGGACGACCGAACACGTCGTGATGAATCAGACGCTCGGCGCGATAATCTACGCCAACGGCGACACCAGCATCGCCTATCAGGGCGGCGGCGTCTGGAAGCGCACCGGCGGCGGAAGTACGATGGTCTCGCCGCCGGAGTTCCACTACCGGGGCACGACGCTGACGCTCCCGCTGGTCACAGTCAACGGCACCGACTCGCTCGACGGGACGGTCCGCGTGACCCAGGGGGGTCCAACCGAATCGAAGTTCCCGAAGCAGGGCAACCCCGACTTCCGGAACCCGCTGGAGAACGGCGAGGTCAACGTCACGGTCCAGAGCGAGTACTACGAGGCGTGGGGTCGGTTCTTCGAGCAACGGACGGGCGGGCGCGTCTCCTACGACCACGACAGCGACCGCGTGTTCATCACGCTGGTCGTCCCGACCCGGACCCGCAACGTCACGAACGCGCTGGCCGGAACCACGCCCGACCAGATGACCATCAAGGGCGCGGGCGGGTCGTCGTTCACCGACAGCTACAACTCCTCCGACGGGGCGTACCCCGGCAGTCCGTCGCCGCCCTACGACGGCACCATCGTCACGAAGGGGAGCGTCAAGCTCACCGGCGGGGCCGAAGTCTACGGCGACCTGCGGACCGGCGGCGGCACGGTGGAGTTCGGGGGCGGCGTCACGGTTCACGGCAACGTCTCCTACGGCGGCACCATCGACTGTAACGGCGGTGGCGGCAACTCCGACTGTAGTGCGGTGTCCGGCTGGCAGGCCAACAACGGGACGGTTCCGGAAATCAGCCCCATCGGCGACACGGTGACGGCGAAGGCCGCGACGTACAGCAAGGCCTCGAACAACGACAACGACGCCGTGACTGCCATCGACGGCGAACAGTGGAACCAGTCGGAATCGACGCTCACCCTGCCCTCGGGCGCGTACTACATCGACGACGACAACCTCGACTCCTCTCAGACGCTGGTGTTGGACAACTCGGGCGGCGACATCACGCTCGTCGTAGACGACGACGTGGTGTGGTCCGACGTGACCGTCGAGGTCACCGACCCGGACGGCGGCATGGTGAAACTCTACACCACCGGCTCGAAGTTCCACGTAATCGGCGGCGAGGTCGGCGACACGGCGACTCACCACTCGCCCACGTTCCGCGTGTACGCCAAGCCGGGTCTCGACGTGTTACTCGACGACCACGCGACGTTCGTCGGTCTCATCTACGCGCCGGGCACCGACAGCCAGTCCGGGTCGATTACGATTCAGACCCACGCGCAACTGTTCGGCGGCGTCGTCGGCGGCGGCAGTACCCTGTTGCAGGCGGGCGGGTCGATTCACTTCGACCGGGCGCTCCGGTCGGTGGACCCGGTCGTCGGCGCGGCGGACAACGTCCCGCGACTGACCTACCTCCACATCAGCGTCAGCCACGTGAACGTGACGAGCGCCTGA
- a CDS encoding HalOD1 output domain-containing protein: MEIESTAENGDSNSTYVFDISQHMLDGEVCTGIALALSEVVERDPAQMTPLSSVVDCDALQLFFRTRRYGDLRDDVSVSFPYDVYEVTVRSSGRMLVHG; encoded by the coding sequence GTGGAAATCGAATCTACCGCCGAAAACGGCGACTCCAACTCTACCTACGTCTTCGACATCAGCCAGCACATGCTCGACGGGGAGGTGTGTACGGGTATCGCGCTCGCACTCTCGGAGGTGGTCGAGCGAGACCCCGCACAGATGACGCCGCTCAGTTCCGTGGTGGACTGCGACGCACTCCAGTTGTTCTTCCGAACGCGGCGATACGGCGACCTCCGCGACGACGTGTCGGTGTCGTTCCCCTACGACGTCTACGAGGTCACGGTCCGTTCGAGCGGTCGCATGCTCGTGCACGGCTAA
- the eif1A gene encoding translation initiation factor eIF-1A: MSENSGRRNLRMPDDSEQFAIVTEMLGKNRVRLRCNDGVERMGRIPGRMRKRIWIRRDDIVLCEPWDWQDEKADIEWRYDGSAQDQLRREGHINV, encoded by the coding sequence GTGAGTGAAAATTCTGGGCGACGGAACCTCCGCATGCCCGACGACTCCGAACAGTTCGCTATCGTGACCGAGATGCTCGGCAAGAACCGCGTTCGCCTTCGCTGTAACGACGGCGTCGAGCGCATGGGCCGGATTCCGGGCCGGATGCGAAAGCGAATCTGGATTCGACGCGACGACATCGTGCTGTGCGAACCGTGGGACTGGCAGGACGAGAAGGCCGACATCGAGTGGCGCTACGACGGGTCCGCGCAGGACCAGCTCCGACGCGAAGGTCACATCAACGTCTGA
- a CDS encoding 30S ribosomal protein S15 translates to MARMHTRRRGSSDSDKPVADEPPEWSDVDEDAIEERVVELAEQGHSPSQIGLKLRDEGVKGTPIPDVKLATGKKVTEILDENDADDDLPEDLRNLMKRAIRLREHMDENPQDAQNKRALQNTQSKVRRLVDYYRGDELDADFKYSYENAKELLE, encoded by the coding sequence ATGGCACGAATGCACACCCGCCGCCGCGGCTCGTCGGACTCCGACAAGCCCGTGGCAGACGAACCGCCGGAGTGGAGCGACGTAGACGAAGACGCAATCGAGGAGCGCGTAGTCGAACTGGCCGAGCAGGGCCACAGCCCGAGCCAGATCGGCCTCAAACTGCGCGACGAGGGCGTGAAGGGCACGCCGATTCCGGACGTGAAGCTGGCGACCGGCAAGAAGGTCACCGAGATTCTCGACGAGAACGACGCCGACGACGACCTGCCGGAAGACCTTCGCAACCTCATGAAGCGCGCGATCCGCCTGCGCGAGCACATGGACGAGAACCCGCAGGACGCCCAGAACAAGCGCGCGCTCCAGAACACCCAATCGAAGGTCCGCCGTCTCGTGGACTACTACCGCGGCGACGAACTCGACGCCGACTTCAAGTACTCCTACGAGAACGCGAAGGAACTCCTCGAATAG
- a CDS encoding exonuclease RecJ has protein sequence MSTSGRSGTDGAAPSASDVAAGLREADFVRVLARADGDCLAAAGLLARACADRATPYQVRVGRFGETLAGPDDADSTDRDDATDADDTTVAIGLDPAADVHLPAAETPASVTAYDAAGELGATPDAVLALAGVVATGRPASTGESAHVLERAREAGVARRPGVGVPTDDLVDGLAHSTLAHADYSGDGEAVQAALAELGLPAELDEAAHRAVASEFALAVTGAETATDRAAEAVERALRPHAIPSAGSGDSSGDEPGNESDGASASGEVLPDALAPFATVEGYADVLEAVARERPGAGVALALGHDARADALDAWRDHGERAHAVLREATTGRYDGLFALRTDDAPVETVARLLRDFRSPEPVALVVGESEAAATAVEDSAVGAAMTEAAQSVGGTGGGTLSRGYARFDPETDAKEFLAAFREARP, from the coding sequence ATGTCCACCTCGGGTCGAAGCGGAACCGACGGGGCAGCCCCCTCCGCCAGCGACGTGGCCGCCGGACTGCGCGAGGCCGACTTCGTTCGGGTCCTCGCGCGCGCCGACGGCGACTGCCTGGCGGCCGCGGGACTGCTCGCTCGCGCCTGCGCCGACCGCGCGACGCCGTACCAAGTTCGGGTCGGGCGCTTCGGCGAGACGCTGGCCGGCCCCGACGACGCCGATTCGACCGACCGCGACGACGCGACCGACGCCGACGACACCACGGTCGCAATCGGGCTCGACCCCGCGGCCGACGTTCACCTGCCGGCCGCCGAGACCCCGGCGAGCGTGACGGCCTACGACGCCGCGGGCGAACTCGGTGCGACCCCGGACGCCGTGCTGGCGCTCGCGGGCGTCGTCGCCACCGGTCGCCCCGCGAGTACGGGCGAGAGCGCACACGTCCTCGAACGTGCTCGCGAAGCCGGAGTCGCTCGCCGACCCGGCGTCGGCGTGCCGACCGACGACCTCGTGGACGGACTCGCCCACTCGACGCTCGCGCACGCCGACTACTCGGGCGACGGGGAGGCCGTGCAGGCCGCGCTGGCCGAACTCGGTCTCCCGGCCGAACTCGACGAGGCGGCCCACCGCGCGGTCGCCTCGGAGTTCGCACTCGCGGTCACGGGAGCCGAAACCGCGACCGACCGCGCCGCGGAAGCCGTCGAGCGTGCGCTCCGACCGCACGCGATTCCGAGCGCGGGGTCCGGAGACTCGTCGGGCGACGAACCCGGTAACGAGTCCGACGGCGCGAGCGCGTCCGGCGAGGTCTTGCCGGACGCGCTCGCACCGTTCGCCACGGTCGAAGGCTACGCCGACGTGCTGGAGGCGGTCGCGCGCGAGCGACCGGGGGCCGGCGTCGCGCTGGCGCTCGGCCACGACGCGCGCGCCGACGCGCTCGACGCGTGGCGCGACCACGGAGAGCGCGCTCACGCCGTCCTGCGCGAGGCCACGACGGGCCGGTACGACGGCCTCTTCGCGCTTCGCACGGACGACGCGCCGGTCGAGACGGTCGCCCGTCTCCTCCGGGACTTCCGGTCGCCAGAACCCGTCGCACTCGTCGTCGGCGAGTCGGAAGCCGCCGCGACGGCGGTCGAAGATTCGGCCGTCGGCGCGGCGATGACCGAGGCCGCGCAGTCGGTGGGCGGCACCGGCGGCGGGACGCTGTCCCGCGGCTACGCCCGCTTCGACCCCGAGACGGACGCCAAGGAGTTCCTCGCCGCCTTCCGGGAGGCCAGACCGTGA
- a CDS encoding KEOPS complex subunit Pcc1, translating into MTRRPDSDESAERADDESAGRSATIRTELDDAPIVAASVRPDNTPEIDTRVEESGDDGGAGDGAVVTTVERETTGGLRTTVDDYVVNLAVAQEVAQAGNRFADQQSDTTQP; encoded by the coding sequence GTGACCCGACGCCCAGACTCCGACGAGTCGGCCGAGCGCGCGGACGACGAGTCCGCCGGTCGCTCGGCGACGATTCGGACCGAACTCGACGACGCCCCCATCGTGGCGGCGTCGGTTCGCCCGGACAACACGCCCGAAATCGACACTCGCGTCGAGGAGTCCGGCGACGACGGTGGCGCGGGCGACGGAGCGGTCGTCACGACCGTCGAGCGCGAGACGACCGGCGGTCTTCGGACCACGGTGGACGACTACGTGGTGAACCTCGCGGTGGCGCAGGAAGTGGCACAGGCAGGCAACCGATTCGCAGACCAGCAGTCAGACACAACCCAACCATGA
- a CDS encoding 30S ribosomal protein S3ae yields MSERSVSKQKQEKRWYTIHAPEQFDRQELGGTPADEPDKVLGRNIETTLGELKGDASENNTKLTFKINDVGSDSAYTEFIKHELTRDYLRSLVRRGASKIEAYITVLTTDDYRVQIQPVAFTTKDADASQEQAIRRTMIDIVEEAGKDRTFEDLIDSVVEGRLSSAIYGEAKTIYPLRRVEIQKATLEARPEEVAAEEETSVDVDEEEVEV; encoded by the coding sequence ATGAGTGAACGATCCGTATCCAAGCAGAAACAGGAAAAACGGTGGTACACCATCCACGCTCCCGAGCAGTTCGACCGACAGGAGCTCGGTGGCACCCCCGCAGACGAACCGGACAAAGTTCTCGGTCGTAACATCGAGACGACGCTGGGCGAGCTGAAAGGCGACGCCAGCGAGAACAACACCAAGCTCACGTTCAAGATCAACGACGTGGGCAGCGACTCGGCGTACACCGAGTTCATCAAGCACGAGCTGACCCGCGACTACCTGCGGAGCCTCGTGCGCCGCGGTGCCTCGAAGATCGAGGCGTACATCACGGTCCTGACGACCGACGACTACCGCGTTCAGATTCAGCCCGTCGCGTTCACGACCAAGGACGCCGACGCGAGCCAAGAGCAGGCCATCCGCCGAACGATGATCGACATCGTGGAGGAGGCCGGGAAGGACCGCACCTTCGAGGACCTCATCGACAGCGTGGTCGAGGGTCGGCTCTCGTCGGCCATCTACGGCGAGGCCAAGACCATCTACCCGCTGCGCCGCGTCGAGATTCAGAAGGCGACGCTGGAAGCCCGTCCCGAAGAGGTCGCCGCCGAGGAAGAGACCTCCGTGGACGTGGACGAAGAAGAAGTCGAAGTCTGA
- a CDS encoding cupredoxin domain-containing protein yields the protein MDRRTFLAGAASVTAVGLAGCTALGGGADAPSDYDVGMGSAFFRPETLEVAAGDTVVWANTGNRRHTVTAYEGQIPEGAEYFASGGFETEAAAREGWRSGFDGHISPGGTYERTFEIPGEYHYFCIPHEPTGMVGKVVVTE from the coding sequence ATGGACCGCCGAACCTTCCTTGCCGGGGCCGCGAGCGTCACAGCAGTCGGTCTGGCCGGGTGTACCGCCCTCGGCGGCGGGGCCGACGCGCCGAGCGACTACGACGTGGGCATGGGGTCGGCGTTCTTCCGGCCCGAAACCCTCGAAGTCGCGGCGGGCGACACCGTCGTCTGGGCGAACACGGGCAACCGGAGACACACCGTCACGGCCTACGAGGGCCAGATTCCGGAGGGTGCCGAGTACTTCGCGTCGGGCGGTTTCGAGACCGAGGCGGCCGCGCGCGAGGGGTGGCGGAGCGGCTTCGACGGCCACATCAGCCCCGGCGGGACCTACGAGCGGACCTTCGAGATTCCCGGCGAGTACCACTACTTCTGCATCCCCCACGAGCCGACCGGGATGGTCGGGAAGGTCGTCGTGACGGAGTAG
- a CDS encoding pyridoxamine 5'-phosphate oxidase family protein produces the protein MTDRDDPAGGATDSPDATPDARRDRPETEASYGIPATKEGLLSWEFVASRMADDRTYWLSTTRPDGRPHARPVWGVWVDDRFHCGGGERTRWVRNLAANPEVAVHRESGEAVVIVEGTAERIDEETADPERIERIDAAYDEKYGIRHGTPFFAVRPETVLAWRDYPADATRWRFEDENQ, from the coding sequence ATGACCGACCGAGACGACCCGGCGGGCGGAGCGACCGACTCGCCCGACGCGACTCCCGACGCGCGCCGGGACCGCCCCGAGACCGAAGCGAGCTACGGCATCCCCGCGACGAAGGAGGGCCTGCTGTCGTGGGAGTTCGTCGCGTCGCGGATGGCCGACGACCGGACCTACTGGCTCTCGACCACGAGACCGGACGGCCGCCCTCACGCGCGACCTGTCTGGGGAGTCTGGGTGGACGACCGGTTCCACTGTGGCGGCGGCGAGCGCACGCGCTGGGTCCGCAACCTCGCGGCGAACCCCGAGGTCGCGGTCCACCGCGAGAGCGGCGAGGCGGTCGTCATCGTCGAGGGCACCGCCGAGCGAATCGACGAGGAGACCGCCGACCCGGAGCGAATCGAGCGCATCGACGCGGCGTACGACGAGAAGTACGGGATTCGCCACGGAACGCCGTTCTTCGCGGTCCGGCCCGAGACGGTGCTGGCGTGGCGCGACTACCCCGCGGACGCGACGCGGTGGCGATTCGAGGACGAGAACCAGTGA